One genomic window of Fusarium keratoplasticum isolate Fu6.1 chromosome 3, whole genome shotgun sequence includes the following:
- a CDS encoding Alanine transaminase: MRLTVDNINQHIVAAKYAVRGELAVKSEEYRAKIAAGDAADLPFEHVISANIGNPQQLDQKPLTFFRQVASILENPQLLQSEEALVEHLGYKTDVIERAKWLLSKVGSVGAYSASTGVPAIRESVAKFIERRDGFPADPSKIYLSAGASSGVNTLLHTICANPNTGILIPIPQYPLYTATLALLNAKAVPYLLDESKNWGTDLEIIRASYDKAVEEGIDVRCIVIINPGNPTGASLPEEDIRAVLEFANEKNLVVMADEVYQTNVFVGKFHSFKAVLRRLQEENPGKFDGLELASLHSISKGMVGECGHRGGYFELVNFDPEVEANIYKFISIMLCSPVIGQCIVELMVNPPKEGEPSYELYQKEYNGIFEGLRERATALHKAFAEMEGVECAAPQGSMYLFPTITLPEKAAEAAAAEGRKPDEFYCMRLLEATGICVVPGAGFGQKEGTLHFRTTFLAPGTEWVGSIVKFHQEFLDKYR; this comes from the exons ATGAGATTGACcgtcgacaacatcaaccagCACATTGTTGCTGCCAAGTACGCCGTCCGCGGTGAGCTCGCTGTCAAGTCCGAGGAGTACCGAGCAAAGATCGCCGCTGGCGACGCCGCCGACCTCCCCTTTGAGCATGTCATCTCGGCCAACATCGGAAACCCTCAGCAGCTCGACCAGAAGCCCCTGACCTTCTTCCGCCAGGTCGCCAGTATCCTCGAGAACccccagctcctccagagcGAGGAGGCTCTCGTCGAGCACCTCGGCTACAAGACCGATGTCATTGAGCGCGCCAAGTGGCTCCTGAGCAAGGTTGGCTCTGTCGGTGCCTACAGCGCCAGCACTGGTGTCCCCGCCATCCGCGAGAGCGTCGCCAAGTTCATTGAGC GCCGTGATGGCTTCCCTGCCGACCCCTCCAAGATCTACCTCTCCGCCGGTGCCTCGTCCGGTGTGAACACGCTCCTCCACACCATCTGCGCCAACCCCAACACCGGCAtcctcatccccatcccccaGTACCCTCTCTACACTGCCACCCTCGCTCTCCTCAACGCCAAGGCTGTCCCCTACCTCCTTGACGAGTCCAAGAACTGGGGAACCGACCTCGAGATCATCCGTGCCTCGTacgacaaggccgtcgaggagggcatcgACGTCCGAtgcatcgtcatcatcaaccccgGCAACCCCACCGGTGCCTCTCTCCCCGAGGAGGACATCCGCGCCGTCCTCGAGTTCGCCAACGAGAAGAACCTGGTCGTCATGGCCGACGAGGTCTACCAGACCAACGTCTTTGTTGGCAAGTTCCACAGCTTCAAGGCCGTCCTCCGACGTCTCCAGGAGGAGAACCCCGGCAAGTtcgacggcctcgagctcgcctCCCTCCACAGTATCTCCAAGGGCATGGTCGGCGAGTGCGGTCACCGTGGTGGTTACTTTGAGCTCGTCAACTTCGACcccgaggtcgaggccaaCATCTACAagttcatctccatcatgctCTGCTCCCCCGTCATCGGACAGTGCATCGTCGAGCTCATGGTCAACCCCCCCAAGGAGGGCGAGCCCTCGTACGAGCTCTACCAGAAGGAGTACAACGGCATCTTCGAGGGTCTCCGCGAGCGTGCCACCGCCCTGCACAAGGCCTttgccgagatggagggtgTCGAGTGCGCCGCTCCCCAGGGCTCCATGTATCTCTTCCCCACCATCACCCTCCCCgagaaggccgccgaggccgccgccgctgagGGCCGGAAGCCCGACGAGTTCTACTGCATGCGCCTCCTCGAGGCCACCGGTATCTGCGTCGTCCCCGGCGCCGGCTTCGGCCAGAAGGAGGGCACCCTCCACTTCCGAACCACCTTCCTGGCCCCCGGCACCGAGTGGGTTGGCAGCATCGTCAAGTTCCACCAGGAGTTCCTCGACAAGTACCGATGA